From Nymphaea colorata isolate Beijing-Zhang1983 chromosome 6, ASM883128v2, whole genome shotgun sequence, a single genomic window includes:
- the LOC116255550 gene encoding embryo-specific protein ATS3A-like isoform X1 — translation MTKLPFPLLPPLLLPLLIFGVAAAAISPRPQPISALEIPMISQKGVGGCSYTVVVKTSCSSNKLTRDQISLAFGDAYGNQVYAPRLDDPSSGTFERCSTDTFKITGPCTYEICYFYLLRMGRDGWKPEQVKVYSPNSRAVTFYYDMFLPNGVWYGFNLCSGSSAAAT, via the exons ATGACGAAACTGCCCTTTCCTCTGCTccctcccctcctcctccccctcctcatCTTCGGCGTCGCCGCCGCGGCGATCAGCCCACGGCCTCAGCCGATAAGCGCGTTGGAGATCCCGATGATCTCCCAG AAGGGAGTAGGTGGATGTTCTTACACCGTGGTCGTGAAGACGAGCTGCTCCTCGAATAAGTTGACCAGAGACCAGATCAGCCTCGCCTTTGGAGACGCCTACGGGAACCAG GTCTATGCACCAAGGCTGGATGACCCATCTTCAGGTACATTTGAGAGGTGCTCCACAGACACCTTCAAGATAACTGGGCCATGCACCTATGAGATCTGCTACTTCTACCTGCTAAGGATGGGGAGAGATGGCTGGAAACCAGAACAGGTCAAGGTCTACAGCCCCAACTCCAGAGCCGTAACTTTCTACTATGACATGTTCCTCCCAAATGGTGTTTGGTATGGCTTCAACTTGTGCAGCGGCAGCTCGGCCGCAGCCACGTAA
- the LOC116255550 gene encoding embryo-specific protein ATS3A-like isoform X2, protein MTKLPFPLLPPLLLPLLIFGVAAAAISPRPQPISALEIPMISQGVGGCSYTVVVKTSCSSNKLTRDQISLAFGDAYGNQVYAPRLDDPSSGTFERCSTDTFKITGPCTYEICYFYLLRMGRDGWKPEQVKVYSPNSRAVTFYYDMFLPNGVWYGFNLCSGSSAAAT, encoded by the exons ATGACGAAACTGCCCTTTCCTCTGCTccctcccctcctcctccccctcctcatCTTCGGCGTCGCCGCCGCGGCGATCAGCCCACGGCCTCAGCCGATAAGCGCGTTGGAGATCCCGATGATCTCCCAG GGAGTAGGTGGATGTTCTTACACCGTGGTCGTGAAGACGAGCTGCTCCTCGAATAAGTTGACCAGAGACCAGATCAGCCTCGCCTTTGGAGACGCCTACGGGAACCAG GTCTATGCACCAAGGCTGGATGACCCATCTTCAGGTACATTTGAGAGGTGCTCCACAGACACCTTCAAGATAACTGGGCCATGCACCTATGAGATCTGCTACTTCTACCTGCTAAGGATGGGGAGAGATGGCTGGAAACCAGAACAGGTCAAGGTCTACAGCCCCAACTCCAGAGCCGTAACTTTCTACTATGACATGTTCCTCCCAAATGGTGTTTGGTATGGCTTCAACTTGTGCAGCGGCAGCTCGGCCGCAGCCACGTAA
- the LOC116256291 gene encoding probable carboxylesterase 17, producing MSIVAEIPGFIQIFSDGTVTRFSPEIAQPSPVVSRGYKSKDIVINPLKPISARIFLPQTADSAPLPVVLYFHGGGFCFGSTTWLGYHYFLGTLCTKSQCIVLSVEYRLAPEHRIPAAYEDCHEAVTWLSSKGSAGDEWLSQADLRRVFLMGDSAGANIVHHVCLRVLSSKAEKVKIGGLSLIHPYFGSEERLEKESTEATKVSDALWQLSLPVGSNRDHFACNFETAEDGKEVDWSKFPATLVHVAGEDLLSQRGVMYEGFLKRKAVKEVELVLQEGQPHVYFLFSPEDAATTSLHEKLYQFIHRLD from the coding sequence ATGTCTATAGTGGCAGAAATCCCGGGCTTCATACAGATCTTTTCCGACGGCACCGTCACCCGGTTCTCCCCGGAGATAGCTCAACCATCACCGGTTGTCTCCAGAGGCTACAAATCCAAAGACATCGTCATCAATCCACTGAAACCCATCTCCGCCAGGATCTTTCTCCCACAAACGGCCGATTCCGCGCCCCTCCCCGTCGTCCTCTACTTCCACGGCGGCGGCTTCTGCTTCGGCTCCACCACCTGGCTCGGCTACCACTACTTCCTCGGCACCCTCTGCACCAAATCCCAGTGCATTGTGCTCTCCGTGGAGTACCGGCTGGCACCGGAGCACAGGATTCCGGCGGCGTACGAGGACTGTCACGAGGCGGTCACGTGGCTGAGCTCCAAAGGAAGCGCCGGCGACGAATGGCTGTCGCAGGCGGATCTCCGGCGAGTGTTCTTAATGGGGGACAGCGCCGGCGCGAACATTGTGCACCACGTATGCCTGCGTGTTCTGTCTTCCAAAGCAGAGAAGGTGAAGATCGGGGGACTTTCCCTGATCCATCCTTACTTTGGGAGCGAGGAAAGGCTGGAGAAGGAGAGCACAGAGGCCACGAAAGTCAGCGACGCGCTTTGGCAGCTGAGTTTGCCGGTGGGATCGAACAGAGATCACTTCGCCTGCAACTTCGAGACGGCTGAGGATGGGAAAGAAGTAGACTGGAGCAAGTTTCCTGCTACTCTGGTGCATGTAGCAGGGGAGGATCTGTTGAGCCAGAGAGGGGTGATGTATGAGGGGTTCTTGAAGAGGAAGGCGGTGAAGGAGGTGGAGCTGGTGCTGCAAGAGGGCCAGCCCCATGTTTACTTCTTATTCAGCCCAGAAGATGCCGCCACCACAAGCCTGCATGAGAAATTGTATCAGTTCATACATCGCCTTGACTGA